The region GGGGCACGTCTGGAACTTCCCAGAGTAAAAACCCAACTTCCCAGTTACCGCTGGGGGATTTTGTTAAACCTCCATTTTATGAGGCTCTGGTGATGTGAGAACAACTCCCAAAAGATGATTAATGGCTGACTTTTCCATGAACTTAAGAGCTCAGCCTCGGAGCATTTCCACATAAGAAACAGCCTACCCTAGGCTTGCTAGAAGATGAATCACCTACAGAGTTCAGaaactgggccctggccaggcagctcagttggttggagcattgaccaaatatgccaaggttataggttcaatcccccgtcagggcacatacgagaatcaactaatgaatgcataattaggtggaatgacaaattgatgtttctctcttctctctcccttcctctctctctaaaaatcaatgaaaattaaaaaaataataataaagtaaaaagttCAGGAACTGAACTAGCCTTCTGTGTGAATCCCCTGAGGAACTAAAATACTACTTTTGCTGAGAagaagtgggggcggggagaagaggAGGACTGGAGAGAGACggacagacaaagagagaacttAGACTTGAGCTGGTCACAATTACCTGGTACACGGAGGACACTGAGCTCAACTTTGCAGGAGATGCAAAGATGATAAAGACACACTCTCTCTTTTAGGGCTGTCCCAACAAAAAGTAAGCTATCAGGTGTGAAAAGACAGGAGGAACTTCAAATGCTATGTCcaagagaaagaagccagtctgaggAGGCCACACTGTGATTCCAGCTCTAGAACATTTTGGAAAAGATGGAACTGCGCAGACATTAAAAGGTTCAGTGGGTGCcaaaggctgggggagggagggatgaataggcagagcacagaggatctTTAGGGCACTGACACTGCTCTGCATGATGCTGTCATGGTGGATACACGTCACCATACATGTGTCCCAACCCACAAAATGTACAACACAAGAAGTGTCAACCATGGACCTGAGGGAATAGTGAcctgtcagtgtaggttcatcctTGTAACAAAtgtcctgctctggctggtgagGCTGGCAGTGGGAGAGGCCATGTGTTcgctggtgggtggggggtggaggtgtaGAGAGTAATGGGAAATCTCTGTGCCTTCTGCTCAGTTGCGCAATGAGCCTGAAACTGCTCtacaaaataaagtctattaaaaaaattatagctaaCATTAATTCACCAATTACGACACATCAAGCATTTAGCTAAAACCTTTAAGTAGCTCAACCCTTTGAAGAAATTACAAAAGCCACAAACAGGAAGCAGAAAACCACGAAGCCTAGCAGAGCAAGAATTGAACATGTATTTGCAGAAGGAATACACACCATGGAAGGCATTAGAAATATAATATGCGCCCAGGcttaatttcaaattttccagTGGCTacactgaaatgcaagaaaatgaaaagaaacaggtgaaatccatattcataatatattctatttaacCCAAGGGCAAGAAAATATCATTTCAACACTTAAGGAATATAGAAAGTATTAAGGACATAGtcttttttaaacatatgagTCTCTGTGACCTGGTGTGCTTTCTGCACATATAGAAGGTCCTCATTTAACTCAGCCATGTTTCCAGGGCTTACTAGCCACGTGTTGTGGCAAGTAGCTGCAGCCCTGGACAGCTCAGCCACAGAGGGGAAAACCCACCTGTCAGAAAACAGCAGCAATGGAACAGGTGTTGTATGAGGTGGGTGTAGATTTGGACCtgagggaggagaaaggcagCCATCAGAGAGGATCTGGGATCAAGAAACAAAGGATGCCTtctgggatgggggggggggggggggggggggccggggcagCCAGGACTTTCACTTGCTGTCTTCTCACTCCAGGCTCAGTACACTCCTTCAAAGAGTTCTGATAACTGACTGGCACAGACTACCGCAAGCACGTGGGGGAAAAACCCACTCATTCTTTAAGACATCAAACAGGAAGGAGGGCACACTGGGGCTCAGGGCTTCTGGGAGTCTGCAGCTCCTTGGCATCCCTCAGCATTGAGATATAAAAGAGGCTGAGAGCCCCCTTTATGTTGGATGAAAGGAGGGATGAGAAAGCGATTACCCAGAGGCTACATGCGTATAACTCCAGCAAGTCCAAAACCAGATAGTAGAGACAGGCCCCTGGACTGTGAAATATGCAAAAGTACACATGcatcatattcaaaatttatCCGACTATGTGCTTGGAATATGTGCAGTGCATTAAATGGCAATTAAACCTctataaaagtttgaaaaacacacagaagaatcTTACTCCAAAATTAACACTGGCTCTCTAGGTGGTGGGTCACCCAAGATTAATTTTCCGCTTTGTGACTTTCCAACTAGCCCCCTTTCCCTTTCagtgacattttataaaatacatggtCATTTAAAACCAATGCCAGCCCACAAGCTTCAAAGAGGGAGTTGCGAAGTCCTGCCAATGGGCAGTGCGGACACCACCAACACCTCCCGCTCTGCCCCTGTGCAGTGTTCAGTGACTCTGGGGACCAGGAAGCAAGAAGCGCGCTTCTAAAAAGCCGATTCCCCGTCTGGGAGCCCTGAAATTCTGTGGACTTGATTCAAATCAGTGGCGGCGGCCTAGCGATAGTTAGTGACACGATCCGGGGTTGACCCCAACGTGACATTTATAGCCACGAATTCTACCGAGAGTCGACACCTCCCTTCCCGCCACCCGCGTTGGCCCTCCGATGAGTTAGGCCGCCCGCGGCCCACGTTCTTCCCTCCAAGGACCCACCTGCTTCTACTCGCAGACGCGCAGGGCCACCCTCGCCTCCGTTCTCCGTTTCCCGCCTCCGTATTCCGTCTCCTGCCAACTGTCCCGGGTCCTCTGATCGCCGCTAGTTGAGCCCCACCTCCTTCCGCGGAGGAACATCGCACAGGGCCCGCCTCGACCCCGCCCGGCCGGATCTATTTTCGCTACAGGCCGAGGCCTCCCCGGAAGCAGAGCTAGTGGGCGGAGGTCTAAACCGAGAAGGGGCGCGCACAGACACCGCACTCTGCGTTGCTTGGCAACCGAGGACGAGCTGTGATGCCATTGGTTAGTGGACGGAGCTTCCTCTCTGCTGGGAATGTGGGGCGGGGCCTCGAGCAGGGGCTGTCCTGGAAGGAGGAGCTTGCGCCGGCCAGGGGACCTTGCAAAGGGCGCGGTCTGAGGGTGGGGCTGATCCGGGGAGTGGAGACTTCCGGAGTGGCGGCTCATGGGCGGGGCTTGGAGGCTGAGCCTGCCTCAGCATTTGTCTGTTGAGGGGAGGGCCCTGAacctggggcggggcctgcgccgGCAGCGATGCTGGGGCGTGGCCTGGGACCAGCAGAGCTCCGTAGGTTGGCGAGCGGCGGAGAGGTGTGGCGTGAGAGGTGCTCTAGGTCGGCCGGCGGCGCTCTGGGCAAGGACTGGGCCCTGCAGAGTACCTAGGCCTGACAGCCGCGATGGCCCGCTGCTTGCCTGCACTGCCACGGCAGTTTCGTAGAGAAGTTCTCCTTCCACTGCCATCATGTGAACCTCAAACGCCGCGTGTGGGCGACATCCCCGTGTCGAGCTCACTGCTCAAAAACTGGAGCCAGAACACGATGAAGGACACCCGGCCATCCCATCGAAGATCAGCGAGAGCGGGGGTCCCGCCTGGGCGTGTCCCTGGTCCCGCCAGAAGACCCCGGCCCAAGCTGCTTACTCgcctcctcttcctgcccccagcccggGAGAAGCTGGACCAAGTGGCAGACACCGTACCAGAAAATGGACCAGCTGCACCAGGGAAAGATTTATTTCCCGGTTAAGGGGGCGGCCCACCCGCCCCGGGACACCCCAGTCTGCCCATCTCTCGAacttgccttcctcctgcctccctttttTAGGGAAATTGGGGTATTTCCCTAACGAGCTTCGAGTCATCTTCCAATAAGAGACCATTTCCTGCAGCGATTGCGAATAGGGCTCAGCAGTGGCGATGTGCTGAGGGCCCCAATGCCCATGGGGTCCAGGGCTCTTCCCAAGGGGCCTATCCTCCACCTCATCCCTGCTTTTCACCACCTGGGTAGGATGGGGTGTACAAGGCTAGCCCTTCTCTGAACTTGGGGCCACACCGCCTCTACACACACGTATCCCTGCAGGTCATCTGTGCAGAGGAAGACAGTTGTGCAGTGTCTCCTCCTTAACAAGTGAGTCTTTGTAGAACTAATTGGCACAAGTAAATACCACCTCCCCAAACCCAATGTGAATTTTATCAGAAGTAATGGGTTGAGCATCTGTAGGGACAGCCACCGGGAGGCAGGACCTGGCCCCTGTGCTCAGGgccccagcccctttccctcaAGGGTCTCTGAGCTCAGCTGGCACAAAGTGGGCAAATCATCCTGACTAAAGGGTCCCTCCCCCAGGAGTCTGGTCTGACTCTTGCCCTGAGTGGGTGTCAGGCCTGTGGTCAGAACCTAGGATACCCCACAATGGACGTGTCCCAGTGGAGTGCCCTGGGGGATCACAGGCACTGCCTGGGCACCAAACTTGGGGCTAACTGGGGCCCTCTTGTGTCTTTCAGACAGAACATCAGCACAAGGTGagccctgctctcctctccaTAGCCCTGGcctggcggtggggtggggggaaacaaTAGGGTGGTGTGCAGTCCTCCAGGTCGCTGGTGGCAGATGAATGTGGGTGTTGGGTACGGCAGACACAGCCAGGCAGGCCTCTCTGCTCCTGGGACATGCCAGACATCACTTGTGCAGCCACATCCATGTGATCACTTCATGAACATGTCCTCCTCACCGCTTGGATGCACAAAACCACTCCAGCCTTGTGAGTCATCTAGAAGAATCTGCATGGATggggacctgggggagggggcccaggtgGCAGTACAAGCCAGGACATAGATCAAAACCCAGG is a window of Phyllostomus discolor isolate MPI-MPIP mPhyDis1 chromosome 8, mPhyDis1.pri.v3, whole genome shotgun sequence DNA encoding:
- the IZUMO4 gene encoding LOW QUALITY PROTEIN: izumo sperm-egg fusion protein 4 (The sequence of the model RefSeq protein was modified relative to this genomic sequence to represent the inferred CDS: inserted 4 bases in 3 codons; deleted 1 base in 1 codon) codes for the protein MTEEYLGLTAAMARACLHCHGSFVEKFSFHCHHVNLKRXRVGDIPVSSSLLKNWSQNTMKXHPAIPSKITREKLDQVADTXYQKMDQLHQGKIYFPVKGAAHPPRDTPVCPSLELAFLLPPFFREIGVFP